One segment of Setaria viridis chromosome 4, Setaria_viridis_v4.0, whole genome shotgun sequence DNA contains the following:
- the LOC117851711 gene encoding fanconi-associated nuclease 1 homolog — MLTGRESLVRLIGRRRRSPLPASLAAVLSPSCPLPSASPAQADDGAGPGEAAGVEAGSSYGGSGGVGVRAEWVSCPVCGESIRGSDYCVNSHLDICLTRGTKRKLTQSTLLNFRFSKKFSAEPTSNNLTNEVETESVKQIDEDLSRNQEFISLDSDTESSKAGATISSSGCLNGSFRTSKTISTYVPSNTILPDVKDEHCSSSMLPTVATSCSDDACADLDSSTTITVDTVIVGWRFHENIELREDAGITFLRDPQNAKDSDAIKVLYAVSECEMLGYLPRELAKVLAPLMDMHYVECEGCVVGLPEQQLGNVPIQITIQKCKIDNQINDDPEYWQSLWEKFISTVKSENFQRPSSARYQRNFNLMIADVMANHAHVFSDIERSFLASFKSLSDDGQRLFVRIYTRKGPWFRKSTISYREISDLEHAVMELKLAGYINMLSCTVDPSEYDMKEILDVLSVPEIKEILKELPKENTSCIRRHELACTLLSLYHNGTCASLPKRILKWTGTCIRISKMADELLWRIQRLFFLNGDQDLSSFLLVEFGVVKFPDYACSISHHIFQERSDLLEYEEAIRVAQLMDESLDNNNMDLVTRCIDLSENRLCTMPKQENATSPEHSPSFFSHFSASWVYSKILTLGVSVYERDRRYEDAIRILKILLSKVACDRRRGYWTLRLSVDLEHMGRPNESLSVAEGGAIDPWVRAGSKFALQRRVLRLSKPPRRWKVPSYADYVKRNIKEVNIEGRPLNCETGAKNLFYGYDGELCGVEQLALQYYADEGGGWRGTHSEGGIWMTIFGLLMWDVMFSDIQDVFQSKFQTAPLDLETDYFYKSRKDLAESQLKKIQEGMAEEMLISSWELHQGTSCRGVNWDRHSLTDLRAVVACIGGHRLALLLRHLAVDYRSWSSGMPDLLLWRFLDERGGGEAKLVEVKGPRDQLSEQQRAWILVLMDFGFDVEVCKVSPVTKRR; from the exons atgCTGACCGGGCGGGAGAGCCTGGTCCGCCTcatcggccggcgccgccgctcccctctcccggcctcgctcgccgccgtcctatCCCCGTCCTGCCctctcccctccgcctcccccgctcAG GCCGACGACGGGGCCGGcccgggcgaggcggcgggggtaGAGGCTGGTTCGTCCTatggaggaagcggcggcgtcggcgtgcgCGCGGAGTGGGTGTCCTGCCCCGTTTGCGGCGAGTCCATCCGCGGGTCGGATTACTGCGTCAACTCCCACCTCG ATATATGCCTTACAAGAGGAACGAAAAGAAAATTAACACAGAGCACCCTTCTTAATTTCAGATTCAGTAAAAAATTTTCTGCTGAGCCTACTTCAAACAATTTGACCAACGAGGTTGAAACAGAAAGTGTGAAACAGATTGATGAAGATTTGTCAAGAAACCAAGAATTCATCTCGTTGGATAGTGACACTGAGAGTTCAAAGGCTGGTGCCACTATTTCATCATCTGGTTGTCTGAATGGCTCATTTCGCACTTCTAAGACGATTAGTACCTATGTACCTTCAAATACTATCTTGCCAGATGTGAAGGATGAACACTGCTCTTCTAGCATGCTTCCAACAGTAGCAACCTCTTGCAGTGATGATGCATGCGCAGACTTGGATTCTAGCACCACTATAACAGTTGACACTGTCATAGTAGGCTGGAGGTTCCATGAGAACATTGAATTGAGAGAGGATGCAGGCATTACTTTTCTGAGAGATCCTCAGAATGCTAAGGACTCTGATGCTATAAAG GTGCTTTATGCAGTGTCTGAATGCGAGATGCTTGGATACTTGCCTCGGGAGCTTGCTAAAGTTTTGGCTCCTCTAATGGACATGCACTATGTTGAATGCGAG GGATGTGTGGTTGGTTTGCCTGAACAACAGCTTGGCAATGTTCCTATCCAGATCACTATCCAGAAATGTAAAATTGACAATCAGATAAATGATGATCCGGAGTATTGGCAGTCCTTATGGGAAAAGTTCATCAGCACCGTTAAAAGTGAAAATTTTCAGCGACCTAGCAGTGCAAGATATCAGagaaattttaatttgatgATAGCAGATGTGATGGCCAACCATGCACATGTTTTTAGTGATATAGAAAGATCATTTTTAG CTTCTTTCAAGTCGTTATCAGATGATGGGCAACGGCTTTTTGTTAGGATCTACACTCGAAAAG GGCCATGGTTCCGAAAGAGTACCATCTCGTATCGTGAGATATCAGATTTGGAGCATGCAGTCATGGAACTGAAGT TGGCAGGTTATATCAACATGCTTTCTTGCACTGTTGATCCATCTGAGTATGATATGAAGGAGATTCTTGATGTGTTAAGTGTTCCTGAAATTAAAGAAATTCTAAAGGAGCTTCCTAAG GAAAACACAAGCTGCATACGTCGACACGAGCTTGCTTGCACCCTTCTGTCTTTATATCATAATGGTACCTG TGCATCACTACCAAAGCGAATCCTAAAATGGACAGGAACCTGCATAAGAATTTCTAAGATGGCAGATGAACTTTTGTGGCGTATTCAG AGGCTCTTTTTTCTAAACGGTGATCAAGATCTTTCTTCATTTCTATTAGTGGAATTTGGTGTGGTGAAGTTCCCAGACTATGCTTGCAGCATCTCTCACCACATTTTTCAAGAAAGAAGTGATCTGCTTGAGTATGAAGAG GCTATCCGAGTTGCACAACTGATGGATGAATCCCTTGATAATAATAACATGGACTTGGTGACAAGATGCATTGACTTGTCTGAGAATCGACTATGCACTATGCCAAAACAAGAAaatgcaacttcacctgaacaTTCCCCATCGTTCTTTTCACACTTTTCAGCTTCCTGGGTCTATTCGAAAATACTCACATTAGGTGTCTCTGTTTATGAACGAGACCGCAG GTATGAAGATGCAATCAGGATTCTAAAGATACTGCTTAGTAAAGTTGCTTGTGATAGAAGGCGAGGGTATTGGACACTGAGGTTATCTGTTGATTTGGAGCATATGGGTCGTCCAAATGAGAGCCTTTCCGTAGCTGAAGGGGGAGCAATTGATCCATGGGTCCGTGCTGGTTCAAAGTTCGCATTGCAAAGGAGGGTGCTGCGTTTAAGCAAACCTCCACGACGCTGGAAAGTTCCCAGTTATGCTGATTATGTTAAAAGGAATATAAAAGAG GTGAACATTGAAGGAAGGCCATTAAATTGTGAGACAGGAGCAAAGAATTTATTTTATGGTTATGATGGGGAACTTTGTGGGGTAGAGCAGTTGGCTTTACAATATTATGCTGATGAAGGCGGTGGTTGGCGAGGTACCCATTCGGAAGGTGGCATTTGGATGACTATCTTTGGCCTTCTGATGTGGGATGTAATGTTTTCAGACATACAAGATGTTTTTCAGTCTAAATTCCAG ACGGCTCCTCTTGATCTGGAAACAGATTATTTCTACAAATCAAGAAAGGACCTTGCAGAATCCCAGCTGAAGAAGATACAAGAAGGGATGGCTGAAGAGATGCTAATCAGCTCCTGGGAGCTACATCAGGGGACATCCTGCCGGGGCGTTAATTGGGACCGTCATTCCTTAACTGATCTACGGGCTGTCGTTGCGTGCATTGGCGGCCATCGCTTGGCATTGCTCCTGCGTCATCTAGCTGTTGATTACAGAAGCTGGTCTAGTGGAATGCCTGATCTACTGCTATGGCGTTTCCTTGATGAAAGAGGCGGAGGTGAAGCTAAACTTGTGGAGGTCAAAGGACCAAGGGACCAGCTGTCGGAGCAACAGCGTGCATGGATTCTTGTTCTCATGGATTTTGGATTTGATGTGGAAGTGTGCAAAGTAAGCCCAGTTACCAAGCGGAGATAG
- the LOC117851715 gene encoding uncharacterized protein, which produces MVLVSGGGGNAWAKEMTIRRKMASIFNKTREHFPTLKDYNDYLEEVEDMTFNLIEGIDVDAIEAKIARYQKENSEQIVLSRAKRAEDLAAALKASRMNPVKTDADDTDVGSSQGISGGAGFQGQYAPAAVPGGMGQPRPTGMPPQPIGGRSDPLQGDDEETRRLRAERAARAGGWTIELSKRRAMEEAFSAIFI; this is translated from the exons atGGTGCTGgtgtccggcggcggggggaaTGCGTGGGCTAAGGAGATGACGATCCGCCGCAAGATGGCCAGCAT ATTCAACAAGACGCGGGAACATTTCCCTACTCTGAAGGACTACAACGATTATCTGGAAGAAGTTGAGGATATGA CTTTCAACCTGATCGAAGGAATAGATGTCGATGCGATCGAAGCTAAAATTGCAAGATACCAGAAAGAAAATTCAGAGCAGATAGTCTTGTCCCGAGCAAAAAGG GCTGAAGATCTTGCGGCAGCACTTAAAGCAAGCAGGATGAACCCTGTAAAGACCGACGCCGACGATACG GATGTTGGGAGTTCCCAGGGTATTAGTGGTGGGGCAGGATTTCAGGGCCAGTATGCGCCTGCTGCTGTTCCTGGTGGGATGGGTCAGCCTCGTCCCACAGGTATGCCCCCTCAACCAATTGGCGGTCGGTCAGATCCTCTTCAAGGAGATGACGAGGAGACCAGGAGACTGCGTGCAGAGAGAGCAGCACGAGCAGGCGGATGGACTATTGAATTGAGTAAGAGGAGAGCGATGGAGGAGGCGTTTAGCGCCATATTCATCTAG
- the LOC117851712 gene encoding ALBINO3-like protein 2, chloroplastic, with protein sequence MALAIRLLGRRRLLPPPLAAAVAHLSAATQSPSHQHLHLPIPTLPLPPRELSPFALHSRSFSWYSRSRPDPGPGTAAADTPGEEAYTEKESVYLDNLHIVDGEEGVASAAGAAADAVGGAAGATADGVGGVSELAVSTMSDLMDGFHSLTGLPWWITISLSTVAMRLLILPALMVQLQKTAKIGQIIQKVSTSLPPPQPGSNLREQYTLFWRKRKELGCPSFLWNFAYFSVQFPCFILWMMSIRSMCLNNHPGFDNGGILWFHDLTEFPHGTLGPIFPILVAGLHYLNVQISFQGSQIKHHPGIFGLLAKYYRIYLDILTIPLFLIAYVVPQGSLVYWTTNGLFSVAQQLSLRNGAVRKLLGLPDIRAQVGYRAEKSPLEGPKMMQRSLLEDADLQTKLAPSDNGSASESATPMEGNISESSSPEELLEQALQYLGTGRRDQAIPLIRTAVERNPDLSTALIGMGQTLFSNRLFPEASECFKHAIEKIQEDDPLLVLALFGAGLSHERQGDNEMAIKLLQRIAELKEPEKPINKTCYFQGMVILGSILSREGRNSEAAKYLQMAIAYDPSVERLLKECEEGMDDQPKSEEK encoded by the exons ATGGCGCTGGCGAtccgcctcctcggccgccgccggctcctcccgccgccgctcgccgccgccgttgcccaCCTCTCCGCCGCTACCCAGAGCCCCAGCCACCAACACCTCCATCTTCCCATTCCCACGCTCCCGTTGCCCCCTCGCGAGCTCTCCCCTTTCGCCCTCCATTCGCGAAGCTTCTCGTGGTACTCCCGCTCCAGGCCCGACCCCGGTCCGGGGACCGCTGCCGCGGACACTCCCGGAGAGGAAGCATACACTGAGAAGGAAAGCGTATACCTGGACAACCTGCATATCGTTGATGGAGAGGAAGGTGTCGCCAGCGCGGCCGGCGCTGCGGCGGATGCCGTGGGAggtgccgccggcgccacggccGACGGCGTTGGGGGAGTATCGGAATTGGCTGTCAGCACAATGTCGGACCTCATGGACGGGTTCCATAGCCTCACCGGATTGCCGTG GTGGATAACGATCTCCCTTTCAACTGTGGCCATGAGACTGTTGATACTTCCTGCCCTCATGGTACAACTTCAGAAGACTGCTAAAATTGGCCAAATAATCCAAAAAG TGTCCACTTCATTACCCCCTCCTCAGCCTGGAAGTAACTTACGTGAACAGTACACTCTGTTCTGGAGGAAAAGGAAGGAGCTTGGCTGTCCCTCCTTTCTTTGGAATTTTGCCTATTTTTCAGTACAG TTCCCTTGCTTTATCCTTTGGATGATGAGCATTCGGAGTATGTGCTTGAACAATCACCCAGGATTTGATAAT GGTGGTATTCTGTGGTTCCATGACTTGACTGAGTTTCCACATGGCACTTTAGGTCCTATCTTTCCTATCTTAGTTGCTGGTCTCCATTATTTAAATGTTCAG ATTTCTTTTCAGGGGTCCCAGATCAAGCACCATCCAGGAATTTTCGGCTTGCTGGCAAAG TACTATAGAATATACTTGGATATACTGACTATCCCTTTGTTTCTTATCGCGTACGTGGTCCCTCAG GGAAGCCTGGTCTACTGGACTACAAATGGGTTATTTTCTGTAGCTCAG CAATTGTCCCTGAGAAATGGTGCTGTCCGCAAGCTGTTGGGATTGCCAGATATTAGAGCTCAGGTTGGTTACAGAGCAGAAAAGTCTCCTCTTGAGGGCCCTAAGATGATGCAG CGGTCACTGCTTGAAGATGCTGACTTGCAAACGAAATTGGCACCTTCTGATAATGGAAGTGCCAGTGAGAGCGCAACTCCTATGGAAGGAAATATATCCGAGTCCAGTTCACCTGAGGAGCTACTTGAA CAAGCATTACAGTATCTGGGAACTGGTCGCCGAGATCAAGCTATTCCACTGATCAG GACAGCAGTAGAGAGAAACCCTGATCTCTCTACAGCGTTAATTGGAATGGGACAAACACTGTTCTCAAACAGATTGTTTCCTGAAGCCTCAGAATGTTTTAAACATGCTATAGAAAAG ATTCAAGAAGACGACCCTCTTCTTGTACTTGCACTTTTCGGGGCAGGTCTTTCACACGAGCGGCAG GGTGATAATGAGATGGCAATCAAGCTCCTGCAGAGAATAGCAGAGCTCAAGGAACCAGAAAAGCCCATCAACAAAACGTGCTACTTCCAAGGGATGGTTATTTTGGGAAG CATATTATCCAGAGAAGGCCGGAACTCTGAGGCTGCCAAATATTTGCAGATGGCTATCGCTTATGATCCTTCTGTAGAAAGACTTCTTAAGGAATGCGAGGAAGGAATGGATGATCAACCAAAGTCAGAGGAGAAATGA
- the LOC117851714 gene encoding adenylyltransferase and sulfurtransferase MOCS3-1 isoform X1 has product MDGGGVGRRRREAIEGELKKLRVQREELDGRIRLLESQLEVGPAGVDGAAAGRGVVDGSCDGSVACRSRGGNGFAPDGGLPADMIYRYSRHLLLPDFGVEGQRKLSQSSILVVGAGGLGSPVALYLAACGVGCLGIVDGDDVELNNLHRQIIHKEAYVGQAKVKSAADACHEINSSIKVVEHHHTLKPCNALEIVRKYDIVVDATDNLPTRYMISDCCVLLNKPLISGAALGLEGQLTVYHHNGSPCYRCLFPSPPPVAACQRCSDSGVLGVVPGVIGCLQALEAIKVATAVGEPLCGRMLLFDALSARIRIVKLRGSLPDCTLCGENSVFTEQDFQKFDYENFTQSPMSDKTAPSVKLLPENARITSRDYKTLVDNGEPHLLLDVRPTHHFQIASISPSLNIPLSMLEEKLPTLETSLKEKGAVSALGKEPSLVVLCRRGNDSQRAVKLLREKGFASAKDIIGGLQAWGQDVDPDFPVY; this is encoded by the exons atggacggcggcggcgtcgggaggaggaggagggaggcgatAGAGGGGGAGCTGAAGAAGCTACGGGTGCAGCGGGAGGAGCTCGACGGCCGGATACGGCTGCTGGAGTCGCAGCTCGAGGTGGGGCCTGCGGGAGTGgatggtgcggcggcggggagaggagTGGTGGACGGATCGTGCGACGGGAGCGTCGCGTGCAGGAGCCGCGGAGGGAACGGGTTTGCGCCGGACGGTGGTCTCCCGGCGGACATGATCTACCGGTAcagccgccacctcctcctcccggactTCGGGGTCGAAG GCCAGCGGAAGCTGTCACAGTCGTCGATTTTAGTGGTTGGAGCCGGAGGTTTGGGCTCTCCCGTGGCATTGTACCTAGCAGCCTGTGGTGTCG GTTGCTTGGGCATTGTGGATGGTGATGATGTTGAACTGAATAACCTTCATCGACAG ATAATCCACAAAGAAGCATATGTTGGACAAGCAAAAGTGAAGTCAGCAGCTGATGCTTGCCATGA GATTAATTCCTCTATCAAGGTGGTAGAGCATCACCATACTCTGAAGCCGTGCAATGCATTGGAGATTGTGCGGAA ATATGATATAGTTGTTGATGCAACTGACAACCTTCCTACTAGGTATATGATCAGTGATTGTTGTGTTCTGCTGAACAAG CCACTTATATCCGGTGCGGCATTAGGTTTGGAAGGGCAG TTGACAGTTTATCATCACAATGGAAGTCCATGCTACCGGTGCCTCTTTCCAAGTCCACCACCTGTGGCAGCCTGCCAGAGATGCTCAGACAGTGGTGTTCTTGGGGTTG TTCCGGGAGTGATTGGCTGTCTACAAGCTCTGGAGGCTATAAAGGTTGCGACTGCCGTTGGTGAACCCCTATGCGGAAGGATGCTACTTTTTGACGCACTCTCTGCTCGTATTAGAATT GTTAAGCTTCGTGGAAGCTTGCCAGATTGCACCCTTTGTGGTGAAAATTCAGTTTTCACAGAACAAGATTTTCAGAAGTTTGACTATGAGAACTTCACGCAATCACCAATGTCTGATAAG ACAGCACCGAGTGTGAAACTGCTCCCCGAGAACGCCCGAATCACTAGTAGAGATTACAAAACATTGGTTGATAATGGTGAACCTCATCTGTTATTGGACGTACGACCCACGCATCACTTCCAAATCGCTTCGATTTCTCCGTCTCTGAACATCCCCCTCTCCATGTTGGAAGAGAAGCTGCCCACACTCGAAACCTCACTGAAGGAAAAAGGAGCGGTGTCAGCCTTGGGTAAAGAGCCTTCCTTGGTTGTCCTGTGCAGAAGGGGCAATGACTCTCAGAGAGCCGTCAAGCTCCTCCGCGAGAAGGGGTTTGCCTCTGCGAAGGATATCATCGGTGGGTTGCAGGCATGGGGACAAGATGTTGATCCTGATTTCCCTGTGTACTAG
- the LOC117851714 gene encoding adenylyltransferase and sulfurtransferase MOCS3-2 isoform X2, producing MDGGGVGRRRREAIEGELKKLRVQREELDGRIRLLESQLEVGPAGVDGAAAGRGVVDGSCDGSVACRSRGGNGFAPDGGLPADMIYRYSRHLLLPDFGVEGQRKLSQSSILVVGAGGLGSPVALYLAACGVGCLGIVDGDDVELNNLHRQIIHKEAYVGQAKVKSAADACHEINSSIKVVEHHHTLKPCNALEIVRKYDIVVDATDNLPTRYMISDCCVLLNKLTVYHHNGSPCYRCLFPSPPPVAACQRCSDSGVLGVVPGVIGCLQALEAIKVATAVGEPLCGRMLLFDALSARIRIVKLRGSLPDCTLCGENSVFTEQDFQKFDYENFTQSPMSDKTAPSVKLLPENARITSRDYKTLVDNGEPHLLLDVRPTHHFQIASISPSLNIPLSMLEEKLPTLETSLKEKGAVSALGKEPSLVVLCRRGNDSQRAVKLLREKGFASAKDIIGGLQAWGQDVDPDFPVY from the exons atggacggcggcggcgtcgggaggaggaggagggaggcgatAGAGGGGGAGCTGAAGAAGCTACGGGTGCAGCGGGAGGAGCTCGACGGCCGGATACGGCTGCTGGAGTCGCAGCTCGAGGTGGGGCCTGCGGGAGTGgatggtgcggcggcggggagaggagTGGTGGACGGATCGTGCGACGGGAGCGTCGCGTGCAGGAGCCGCGGAGGGAACGGGTTTGCGCCGGACGGTGGTCTCCCGGCGGACATGATCTACCGGTAcagccgccacctcctcctcccggactTCGGGGTCGAAG GCCAGCGGAAGCTGTCACAGTCGTCGATTTTAGTGGTTGGAGCCGGAGGTTTGGGCTCTCCCGTGGCATTGTACCTAGCAGCCTGTGGTGTCG GTTGCTTGGGCATTGTGGATGGTGATGATGTTGAACTGAATAACCTTCATCGACAG ATAATCCACAAAGAAGCATATGTTGGACAAGCAAAAGTGAAGTCAGCAGCTGATGCTTGCCATGA GATTAATTCCTCTATCAAGGTGGTAGAGCATCACCATACTCTGAAGCCGTGCAATGCATTGGAGATTGTGCGGAA ATATGATATAGTTGTTGATGCAACTGACAACCTTCCTACTAGGTATATGATCAGTGATTGTTGTGTTCTGCTGAACAAG TTGACAGTTTATCATCACAATGGAAGTCCATGCTACCGGTGCCTCTTTCCAAGTCCACCACCTGTGGCAGCCTGCCAGAGATGCTCAGACAGTGGTGTTCTTGGGGTTG TTCCGGGAGTGATTGGCTGTCTACAAGCTCTGGAGGCTATAAAGGTTGCGACTGCCGTTGGTGAACCCCTATGCGGAAGGATGCTACTTTTTGACGCACTCTCTGCTCGTATTAGAATT GTTAAGCTTCGTGGAAGCTTGCCAGATTGCACCCTTTGTGGTGAAAATTCAGTTTTCACAGAACAAGATTTTCAGAAGTTTGACTATGAGAACTTCACGCAATCACCAATGTCTGATAAG ACAGCACCGAGTGTGAAACTGCTCCCCGAGAACGCCCGAATCACTAGTAGAGATTACAAAACATTGGTTGATAATGGTGAACCTCATCTGTTATTGGACGTACGACCCACGCATCACTTCCAAATCGCTTCGATTTCTCCGTCTCTGAACATCCCCCTCTCCATGTTGGAAGAGAAGCTGCCCACACTCGAAACCTCACTGAAGGAAAAAGGAGCGGTGTCAGCCTTGGGTAAAGAGCCTTCCTTGGTTGTCCTGTGCAGAAGGGGCAATGACTCTCAGAGAGCCGTCAAGCTCCTCCGCGAGAAGGGGTTTGCCTCTGCGAAGGATATCATCGGTGGGTTGCAGGCATGGGGACAAGATGTTGATCCTGATTTCCCTGTGTACTAG
- the LOC117851713 gene encoding zinc finger CCCH domain-containing protein 40, whose amino-acid sequence MAHRLLRDAQADGWERSDFPIICESCLGDNPYVRMLRAEYDKECKICARPFTVFRWRPGRDARYKKTEICQTCCKLKNVCQVCLLDLEYGLPVQVRDTALAINSNDAIPRSDVNREYFAEEHDRRARAGIDYDSSYGKAQPNDTILKLQRTAPYYKRNRAHVCSFYVRGECTRGAECPYRHEMPETGELSQQNIKDRYYGVNDPVAMKLLSKAGEMPSLTPPDDETIRTLYIGGLDSRVTEQDLRDQFYAHGEIESIRMVLQRACAFVTYTTREGAEKAAEELANKLVIKGVRLKLMWGKPQAPKPEEDESGRQGQVSHGGLLPRAVISQQQSGDQPQPPGMEGQQQPPASYYFNIPAPPAAERTLYPSMDPQRMGAVVKSQDGEGKPGLQPGHAQPSSSSAQGGYPAPPPYYHGQYPPYYAPPPYVGYMPPPRMPYPPLYPPYQPMLAPTAQAHASSSQQPAQAGQQPPHGPPAQQQQPAPGPSAQQQPTQN is encoded by the exons ATGGCGCACCGGCTGCTGCGGGACGCGCAGGCGGACGGGTGGGAGCGGTCGGACTTCCCCATCATCTGCGAGTCATGCCTCGGGGACAACCCCTACGTCCGGATG TTAAGGGCAGAATATGACAAGGAGTGCAAAATATGTGCACGTCCATTTACTGTCTTCCGATGGCGACCTGGTCGGGATGCAAGGTACAAGAAGACAGAGATCTGCCAGACATGTTGCAAGCTGAAAAATGTCTGCCAGGTCTGCCTGCTGGATCTTGAATATGGTCTACCAGTTCAGGTCAGGGATACAGCGCTCGCTATCAATTCGAATGATGCAATTCCAAGGAGTGATGTCAATCGTGAGTATTTTGCAGAAGAGCATGATCGAAGG GCCAGAGCTGGCATAGACTATGATTCTTCCTATGGGAAGGCCCAACCAAATGATACCATTCTGAAGCTTCAGAGAACAGCACCATATTACAAGAGGAACAGAGCCCATGTGTGCAGTTTCTATGTGCGTGGTGAATGTACTAGAGGTGCTGAGTGCCCATATCGACATGAGATGCCTGAAACTGGGGAGTTATCTCAGCAGAACATCAAAGATCGTTACTATGG AGTTAATGATCCAGTTGCAATGAAACTTTTGAGTAAGGCAGGTGAGATGCCATCCCTGACACCGCCAGATGATGAGACTATAAGGACACTATACATTGGTGGACTCGATAGCAGAGTAACTGAACAGGATTTGAGGGATCAGTTTTATGCCCATGGTGAGATCGAGTCCATAAGGATGGTGCTTCAGCGTGCATGTGCATTTGTGACATACACTACAAGAGAAGGCGCTGAGAAGGCTGCAGAGGAGCTTGCTAACAAGCTAGTCATCAAGGGTGTGCGACTGAAACTCATGTGGGGCAAGCCTCAGGCTCCAAAGCCCGAAGAGGATGAGTCTGGGAGGCAGGGGCAGGTTTCCCACGGAGGACTGCTCCCTAGGGCTGTCATATCTCAGCAGCAGAGCGGCGACCAGCCTCAACCCCCTGGGATGGAGGGCCAGCAGCAACCACCAGCATCATACTACTTTAACAttccagcaccaccagcagcagagCGGACTCTGTACCCATCCATGGATCCCCAGAGGATGGGTGCTGTAGTTAAGTCACAGGATGGTGAAGGCAAACCAGGGCTGCAGCCTGGACATGCTCAGCCATCAAGTAGCTCAGCACAGGGCGGCTATCCTGCACCACCACCATACTACCATGGTCAGTATCCGCCATACTATGCTCCTCCACCATACGTTGGCTACATGCCTCCACCTCGCATGCCCTACCCACCCCTGTACCCACCATACCAGCCGATGCTAGCACCAACAGCACAAGCTCACGCTAGTTCATCTCAGCAACCAGCACAAGCAGGACAGCAGCCGCCTCATGGCCCTCcggctcagcagcagcagccggctcCTGGCCCTTCAGCGCAACAGCAGCCAACTCAGAACTGA